From the Shewanella amazonensis SB2B genome, one window contains:
- a CDS encoding hydrolase, which translates to MTSQFTPPWWAKSPHIQTILPVLTKRPTPALRRERLELADGDFLDLDWLGQPDEGKPIVMAIHGLEGSARSHYASRLLHACEARGLAAVVHHHRSCSGESNRLPRSYHSGDTQDVAHSINHIRARYPNSPILAVGYSLGGNVLGKFLGEQQSDSPIARAVVVSAPLRLAACAKRLEKGFSRVYQSYLIRQLQAKLAFKVTDTRLGPAMPVHAHEVAQLSTFYDFDDKVTAPLHGFTDVHDYYDRASGLPFLRRITTPTLVLHAADDPFMTDAVIPRADELSSAVEYELNRYGGHVGFINGGSPWRPQFYLERRILDFLQAVPAAK; encoded by the coding sequence ATGACCTCCCAATTCACGCCTCCCTGGTGGGCCAAGAGTCCCCACATACAAACCATCTTGCCGGTGCTGACCAAGCGCCCCACACCAGCGCTGCGCCGTGAACGCCTGGAATTGGCAGACGGTGATTTCCTCGATTTGGATTGGCTGGGCCAGCCCGATGAGGGCAAGCCGATTGTGATGGCCATCCATGGGCTGGAAGGCAGTGCCCGTTCCCACTACGCCAGCAGACTGTTACATGCCTGTGAGGCCCGGGGACTTGCCGCCGTGGTGCATCACCATCGCAGCTGCTCCGGTGAGTCTAATCGGCTGCCGCGTTCGTACCACAGTGGCGATACCCAGGACGTGGCCCACAGCATTAACCACATTCGTGCCCGTTATCCAAACAGCCCCATACTGGCCGTGGGTTACAGCCTGGGCGGCAATGTCCTCGGCAAGTTTTTGGGTGAGCAACAAAGTGATAGCCCCATCGCCCGCGCCGTGGTGGTGTCGGCGCCGCTGCGCCTGGCGGCCTGTGCCAAACGCCTGGAAAAAGGCTTCTCCCGGGTGTATCAGTCATATCTCATTCGTCAGCTTCAGGCCAAGCTTGCCTTTAAAGTCACAGACACTCGCCTGGGGCCCGCGATGCCGGTTCACGCCCATGAAGTGGCACAACTCTCGACCTTTTATGACTTCGATGACAAGGTCACGGCGCCACTGCACGGTTTCACCGATGTGCACGACTACTATGACAGGGCCAGTGGCCTGCCATTTCTGCGACGTATCACCACGCCCACCCTGGTACTCCATGCCGCGGATGACCCCTTTATGACCGACGCGGTCATCCCCCGCGCCGATGAGCTTTCCAGCGCCGTGGAATATGAGCTTAACCGCTACGGCGGCCACGTGGGCTTTATCAATGGTGGCAGCCCGTGGCGGCCACAGTTTTACCTCGAGCGGCGTATCCTGGATTTTTTGCAGGCCGTGCCTGCTGCAAAATAA
- a CDS encoding YheU family protein, translating into MLIPYDALSQLPSDTLNNLIREYLLTQVEDGGFDSLAEGHLDEAIARCKVLLKRGELVVEYSEDNDSVGIRHKSSLPSQQSQD; encoded by the coding sequence ATGCTCATTCCCTACGACGCCTTAAGCCAATTGCCATCCGATACCCTGAATAACCTTATCCGTGAATACCTGCTGACTCAGGTGGAAGATGGCGGATTTGACAGTTTGGCAGAAGGTCATCTCGACGAGGCGATTGCCCGCTGCAAAGTGCTGCTAAAGCGCGGTGAGTTGGTGGTGGAGTATTCCGAAGACAACGACAGCGTTGGGATTCGTCATAAAAGCAGCCTGCCGTCACAGCAATCCCAAGACTGA